Genomic segment of Drosophila takahashii strain IR98-3 E-12201 chromosome X, DtakHiC1v2, whole genome shotgun sequence:
gttaaaaggcaactggaatttaactagttgcaaatgaaatacatatgatccaaaaatatagcctagagtgtaaatgtcttgggaaatttagcacTAAACAAATCGAACACTCGAGgacctcggttcaatccccagcctgtgtacatttttttttttgctttttgtttgctaggtgatgcttttttttatgcagtttcaacaacattcgctcgggacatgtcgctcgggacattttttccgactgttttgtaaagcggatttctttacctctatctctcaattgctggatgttttgcttttaacttaataatttaacatgtgaatgaagcattcagtacagaaaaatgtcacatattagcattcctataggataaattaacaacagaagacacgtccaaaaaataacaaaaaaatagccaaaaactaactttttgtatattattggggtttgtcataaaaataatcaaactatactcctaatttttagtttagctcaggatccaactaattaaaaactaatatggcagcaaaatcatgtggaaatatgttttttttcaagtttcaagttttttggcttggtggaccttttggtggaagtgtccatatgtaaaaaatcactgtttttaaattatgtcacactaaaattcataaaccttgttagggcattacaaaatgtgatgcgtgtatggctcaatcagttagtgtgtctacaaaccCAAAgctcccgggttcaagtcctagagagggcgacttgcctcaaaaaaagtaagtttgttttaattccatttaattatcatttactgtatttgattacataataattatcagaaattctctaaggaccgcgactattgattggatactaaattaggagagcatCAAGtttggcatcgtcaagtactagtgaaattgaATCACTTGTTGGTTtcgagattaatttttagttttttcgtgaaaatgtatttttaatagtccaaaactgattccgtttcctgcagggaaaTATCTTATGTACTATTAAATAAACCAGGCCCAGTACCTTAcatattctatatatatatatatacctatatatgtATGGTATACTCATTTTtaaacgacataatttcgcGCGATCTTATGTCGTTTGGCAGCGACATAATTTCTCGGCTGGAGAAATTATGTCGTTTATTCCTCGGAGGACTTATGTCACTTTTAAACGTCATAAGTTCtccacaaataatttttaaacgacaCAATTTCGAGCGATCTTATGACGTTTAGCAGCGACATAATTTCTCCAGAAAAAAACGACATAAGTTCTCGGACCAAATGTACTGGGAGGAATTATGACGGAGGAATTATGACGCTATGCCCTTTTAAATAATGCTGTCTATGGAAAAACCATGGAAAATGTTGATAAAAGAGTGGATGTAAAGTTAATTACAGAATGGGAAAGTGCTTCACCATTAGACTCTGCTGGACCTAAAAGACATTGTGCTAGATCTCTTATTTCAAAGTCCAACTTCCATAGCGTAAAACAGTTTTCAGAAAACTTCTTTGCTTTTCAAATGAAAAGGTTAAATGTGTTATACAATAAACCTGTATATTTGGGTTTTGTTGTATTAGATTtatcaaaatggaaaatgtatgattttcattataattatataaaaccCAAATACAATGAAAATgtgcaattaaattatatggATACAGATTCTTTTATATACACAATTAATActgatgatttttataaagatattcAGAATGATATTGAGATGAAGTTTGATACATCAGATTATTCTGATGAATTATTAAATCTCTATAATTTTCCTAAAGCTAATAAAAAGAGGTtgggattttttaaagatgaacTCAATGGAAGACCGATGACTGAATTTGTTGGTTTAAGATCGAAAATGTATGCCTTTAGGTCATCTAATATTAATGACATCTCTGAAAAAACAGTGAAAAAATCAAAGGGGGTTAAAAGAAGTGCTATTGATCAATTaacttttaatagttttaaaaaatgtttgtttcagAAGAGGAAGTGGTCGGATCTATGTCAATGATTAGATCTAAAAATCATCTTTTATCAAcagttaaatgtaaaaaagttGTTCTCAGTCACAAAGATACAAAGCTCGTTATACAAAACgataaaattaatacattacaatatggacattataaaatagaagaaaacaaattagaaaataaacttgatgaaataaatgcaaatatttatgttttcgaGCAAAGAATAAAAGAAATAGAGAATTGTTCTAATAGAAATAATAATCAAGACattgaaatagaaaaattaaagaaaaatattgatgattgtacatttgaaatgttttatacagaattagaaataaatttactGGATTGTGAAAAAGCATAAATGTaatctataataaaaataaatgaaatctataataataataataatctaccaacatcactttttatttaaaggttaATTAAAGGTAATGTATAAaccaaatattacaaatcaaaacagcattataaaatttttatttttaaaagaataaacATTGCTTTATTAAGAGGTTAATGTTAAAATTTCTCAgaacaatattataaaatattttttttttttttaaatttaaagaacaaaCATAGCTTATTAGAGGTTAATgttaaaatttccaaaaacaatattataaattttttattttaaagaacaattaaaatcttttcttcGAATTACATTCAATTTGCTGACTTTCTTCTATATTTAGTGGTATAGTTTGTACATAACTATTTATACCACACTCTAatatatagattttattatcatcattacttaaaggaattgattttatatattcatcATTATCCTTatctaaatttaaaggaaTAGTTTGTATGTAGTTACTTATTCCACCTTCGACAAGAATAGATTCCTCCTCACTAGGTGATCTTGTAATACATGGCTCTGGATTATCCTcatcgaaaatatttacatcatggtcatcatcatcatcatcatcgtcatcttcATCATACGAACCCAGAGCGTCGTCTTTAACCTCTTTTTTGTTAAGGTTCTGAaattctgaaaatataaatattattagtataaatattattttatatatgtatatttattaatcaacTCACCTTTTAGTACTCCACTCGAAATAGTATTATTAACCACTTTTTTGTTAAAGTTTTGAAATTCTGAAAATCTAAATATTattagtataaatattattttatatatatgtatatttattattcaacTCACCTTTTTGTACTCCACTCGAAATAGTATTAGCaacttctttatttaaattctgcaaaaacaaacatatttcCCTACTCAATCAGATTATAGTATCACTATTAGTTATTTTGAAGTCATTAATATCATTAATTAGAATTGTATCTGTACTAATCtcactttcttttttatttaaatactcaGTTAGCATTTGAGATTCTATATTTCTCTTTCTCAAATATAttgcattaattttttctgctgtttcaatacctatttcatttatttgtggGTCATCTCCAAGATATCCTGGTTCTACATCTCCAATCTCTTCCCTTTTACTCTCTTGCATAGAAATAATATCAGCATCTTTCGAAATTCTTTCATATACTTTCCAATCTTTCTGTCTCTCTGCATGTATTAGTGCATGTGTTAGAACTTCAGCAAATTCAAAGCAATTTATTCTTAATGTTGCTAGGGGAGGACTAATATTTCGTTTAGATTTTcgttgctggtggtggtggtggtggtggtggtggtggtggggagTAGTTATATGTTTTGAATTCCTACGTTTAGATTTATTTACACTACGTTTAAAATTCAATcttctatatatattattgtagTGACATTTAACACCTACCGTAgcacttttatattttacggTGAAGAATCTATTTAACCCCCTTCTTCCTAAATCCAGATGCCCCCCTATTTTCCTTTCATTCTCaattaattgctttttaaaattctctaTTATTCCTCTCTTTGTAAATTCTATTTCAGTGTTATGCATGTTTAcagtgttttttaatttatgtgtgatatttctttttattggaACTCGTCCTATACTTTCGAATTCTGACTCACTATCATTGATACCAATCC
This window contains:
- the LOC138913894 gene encoding uncharacterized protein; translation: MIVSQNFKTEICLFLQNLNKEVANTISSGVQKEFQNFNKKVVNNTISSGVLKEFQNLNKKEVKDDALGSYDEDDDDDDDDDHDVNIFDEDNPEPCITRSPSEEESILVEGGISNYIQTIPLNLDKDNDEYIKSIPLSNDDNKIYILECGINSYVQQSLMVKHFPIL